In Mya arenaria isolate MELC-2E11 chromosome 1, ASM2691426v1, the genomic stretch cttgGTAATCTAAACTAATCTGGGTCATTTTGAcacaactaaatatatatatatatatatattgtagactgactttttcgaaaaaaacaatgttttcattatCGAAAATCTGATACAACCTTCGTTCGTTTAATTTGGTCCACTcctttaacaacaaaacatgtcGCCAAGAATGGATGTTTTTCTCCAAAATAGATTGTTCCTTGTGAAACTAAATAAAACGCCAACTTTTGAAACGTTGTAATTTTAGCCCTCCCCACCAACTTCTGCCTTGCGCGTAAGCTTAATTGGTCAGCAGGGATTGTGAAAAAGAAGCTGATATTAGAATTAAGTCCTTGAATGCCATATCTTTAATTGGAACTTGTGTTGATATAAATGCTTTTCAACCcaaattgtcatattttaaagcaGAAGTTTCACATCTGTTTCAGAAATAAACgagtccatataaacatccgCATCAGAGTATATTAATGCTTTCTTGTCTGCGCGACTCTACGCCTCTTAAGTCATCTTCGTCTTTTCCTTGCCATAATCCTCAAGCTAAGCATATATAGCTGAAATATAAGACTGACCCGCTAAAACGTTTAACTTCCGGGACCTGGGACCTATATTGCGATACCGGATCACTCTTCGCATTCGTTATGTTTAAGTTGGtacaatgtatttgaaatggtatatttgcaaaataaacatataattaacatGAATGAACTGCATGTAATGAAATGCACTTATGAAAACGGTTTAGGAATGCAATTTGTAATGAAATGGACATTTAATCTTAATTGTCATTGCGTTTAAACCTTTccattaagtttaaaattatgtgATAAAACCAAAAATCAGAATGGAAAATGGTTCAGCAAACGACATTGGACCTCTTAAACTAAGAGTATTGACTGAATGTACATACTAAATTGTTCTGTCGTTatagtcagtgtgtgtataccacgtgataaattgcgtcataaatgctacgtcggaaggaaATATTTTGCCTCGAAAAGACTTTAAACCGAGATAACTTTCCTATCTTATAAtctattcaccattttaaatgaaacataacgcAGTCTAgtcgccgcttacggagccccgccttcggtctttcaCCAGGATTTGATATagagtgtagtttcttaaaacacttcgacacaccttttaacaatacggccgtctgacggagcactgtgaaaacattattttggaaaacaggtttgtcgaagtgtttgatgaaactaatgaccttaacaaactctggtaataaaacgaaggcgtgaATTTTtcagcggcatagactgccctttgttttattcaaagtgGTGTAGTAGAAGTAAATCTTTCTTTGATTTAAagcgtagcatatatgacgtaattcatcacgtggtatacacactgttATCGATAAAGAACTCTTTGGGATTGTATTATCACTTCGAGTAGCTTGTGTTGTTTTAAAGATACATCTCGAACTTAAACTTTGGTATGGATTTCACCACATAAACAACACGAGGTGATTTATTCCAAAGCCTATAAACAACCTAAtataatagaaatgtttatgtaataaatgatgacgccattatgaaaatgtaacatttgctattttatacttttaatgttAAACTAGTATGGTAACTCTTGATGTAAAATCATGAATGTATTGGACATAAGCAAGCTATGTAGCGGCGCATTTGTATTGAGCGCTGTAAATTATCAAAGAAGTATTTATATTGTGAATGTGATATTATATTCGAGATCATTCAAACCAGGGTTCCTTAAGTACGATATCAAAAAGAAacaattgcatattttttttgtattatttctaaCAGATGGCAAACAGTGACAGAAACAACAACACTACCGTTTGCTGGCAGCACTCAGATGAGTTTTCAGAGACAAACCTGCACTTACTTGAAAACGGAATTCTCAGTGACATATCATTCGCTGCTGGAAAGAAAAGAACGATTGTCCGTGCTCACAAGATGATCCTAGCAAGCAGGAGCCCTGTTTTCTTTTCCATGTTCTGTGGGTTACTGAAAGAAACTTCAACTGTAGTGGACATACCTGATATCAATGCTGATGTCTTTCGACTATTTTTGAAGTATGTATGTCTTTTGAACTAATCCATAATCAGATTGTTTAGTTTCATTTAGTTTagtataaacttatttatttgacagcaattgtgaaacaagcttttGCAACTtttattaatcactctcgttgtcCCGATGTTGCGCGAtagtatggtcttgtgttgtggaggaAACCGAAGTACTCGGTGGAAACCTatttgtccgacttggtgaccacacaGAGTTTAATAAATTCAGTTTGgaatcaaatatcattttttaaatatatctgagtggaaaaaaataataatataataaacctGCTAGAAACATGTCAATATGGACAATTTTGGTTGAAAACATAACTTGGTATCTTAAAGTTGACAATTTACATTTACTGattattgtattgttaacaTTTCAGTTATGTCCCTGATTTTCTTAGatttaaatggaatatttttCAGGTATTTATATACACGATCGTGTGACACGAATGAAAAAACAGTGACGTCTTTGCTTTACTGTGCGAAAAAATATGACGTCCCGTCACTGCAAAAGATCTGCCGGGATTTCCTTAGAAAAGCCATAACTGTTCTGAATGTATGCACCGTTCTAGACGAGTCATTACTCTTTCAAGAAGACCAGCTTAAAGATGAgtgtattaattttatttctcaGAATACAATCGCCGTGCTCAAGACAAGATCATTTAAAAACCTTTCTTCGAATACCGTCAAACTACTTCTTGAAGACGATATACTGAACTGCAAGGAAATCCATATTTATTCTGCATTGAAGGCGTGGGGTGTGTGTGAATGCAAACGAAAGGGAAAGAATATTCCAACAGCTGAAAATATACGTGACGAAATCGGTGAGCTGGTCAAGTTGATTCGATTTCCAACAATGAGTGTGGAAGATTTTTCTAAATTTGTTGCGAACGACTTTGTTTTAACACCAGAGGAAAAGCTGGCTTCCTATCAAGACATTGTTCTTGGCGAAAAGATATCTGGATATCCAACCAAATCTAGACAAAAACCCACAACTCAGTATAAGGTTATGAGATTCCGTTCCATAACAACTCGGACCAGATCAATAGAATTGCAATATAATGTCATTTGTTTTACCGTTTCAAGAACATGTACAC encodes the following:
- the LOC128218364 gene encoding BTB/POZ domain-containing protein 6-B-like; the encoded protein is MANSDRNNNTTVCWQHSDEFSETNLHLLENGILSDISFAAGKKRTIVRAHKMILASRSPVFFSMFCGLLKETSTVVDIPDINADVFRLFLKYLYTRSCDTNEKTVTSLLYCAKKYDVPSLQKICRDFLRKAITVLNVCTVLDESLLFQEDQLKDECINFISQNTIAVLKTRSFKNLSSNTVKLLLEDDILNCKEIHIYSALKAWGVCECKRKGKNIPTAENIRDEIGELVKLIRFPTMSVEDFSKFVANDFVLTPEEKLASYQDIVLGEKISGYPTKSRQKPTTQYKVMRFRSITTRTRSIELQYNVICFTVSRTCTLHGAMLFRPATSGMATGKFIVKENEDNVLVQSDVSIEFEIEKTTLDHLFPPIRLEPGKVYCVEHHTKLTGHCVNIYSGTDQQPNINADNVLVKFENVKFNEGTNSTTLSTGQILGLIIGVKRLNLSL